Proteins from a single region of Polyangiaceae bacterium:
- a CDS encoding SMI1/KNR4 family protein, with the protein EGYKRFLSRISSCANADDTAWFLTDDDFRGRSDAAFAWNEFERQSLDAAEGDAEWTDQITRYWSEHLPVLLSVKSGYAYFALAERGEVVFGREPEYEEAEVVAANFDEFLAKIVVGDPTLPAGVI; encoded by the coding sequence CGGAAGGCTACAAGAGATTCCTGTCCCGGATCAGTTCGTGTGCGAATGCGGACGACACGGCCTGGTTCCTGACCGATGACGACTTCAGGGGCCGGTCCGATGCTGCGTTCGCCTGGAACGAGTTCGAACGGCAGTCCCTGGACGCTGCAGAGGGGGATGCAGAGTGGACGGACCAGATCACACGCTACTGGAGCGAGCACCTGCCGGTGCTGTTGTCCGTGAAGTCTGGGTATGCCTACTTCGCCTTGGCCGAGAGAGGCGAGGTCGTCTTCGGCCGCGAACCCGAGTATGAGGAAGCCGAAGTTGTCGCCGCCAACTTCGACGAGTTTCTTGCGAAGATCGTGGTGGGCGATCCGACATTGCCCGCGGGCGTCATCTAG